The genomic window CTAGTAATGATTCATTCTAACTTAAATGATTAAATGATTAAAGTCGAAAGTAGTGAAAATGACTATTATGTTAACTTTAAAAAAAATATATAAAACACACAAGGAAGTAATTGGTTATTTATTTTTTGGTGTATTAACAACGCTTGTTAATATGAGTGTCTTTTATACGCTTGACACAGTACCAACCATTCATTATCTATTTGCAAATGCAATTGCTATTATTGTATCAATTATCTTTGCTTTTTTTACAAATAAAAAGTATGTCTTTAAATCTGAAACATCAACCCTCTACGCTTGGCTAAAGGAGTTCTTTTTATTTTGTAGTTTCCGGTTAATTTCAGCTGGATTCGATATGTTCAGCATGTTAGTGTTAATCGGTTTTTTTGAATGGGATTCTAATTTAGCTAAGCTAATTACTCAGGTGATTATTATCAGTTTAAATTACTTTTTTAGTAAATGGCTTATCTTTAAGAAATGATAAAGTTAGTCCAAATTTTAAACATCTTTGATAGTCCTAATTCCGATTACTGAACTTAAATCAGATAAATCTTCTATAACTCTTATAGAGGAGAACTTATCAGGAATACTTAATGTATAAATAACAAGGAAGACTGCTTCATCTTCTTTAAATGAGTCTACCAAATAATCTAAGTCAATTACGATAATGCTGTGCTCATCAAAATAGTTTTGAATAGTTTTTTTTGTTTCTTCTCGGTTATAATAACTAACTTCAAGAGTTTTATAATCTTGTACGCGAAAAACTTTTCTAATCGCTAGTAAGATTAAGAGAATAATAATGCAACCTGAGAAGGCGATAAAGTAATAACCCATCCCTGCTGCAATACCCAAACTAGCCGTTGCCCAAATAGAAGCGGCAGTCGTTAAACCAGTAACACTTCGTTTAGTTACAATAATCGTACCAGCACCTAAAAAACCAATTCCACTAACAATTTGAGCAGGTAAGCGTGTTACATCAGTATTTAAAATCTGTAGCAAATCAGGATTTCCCATTGCTAATTCAATGGTTGTGTAAGTTGCTTGAATTTGAACTAAGGAAAAGAGAGCAGCTCCTACACAAACTAAGATGTGAGTTCTTAAACCAGCGTTGTGTCCTTTAATCTCTCGTTCGTATCCAATGATGCCTCCAAACAATACTGCTACAAGTAATCGGCCGATAATTTCTAAGTAATCTAAGACAAACACAATGGAACACCGACCTTTCAAATTTATCTACTTTAAGGGATAGAGTCAGAATAGAAAATTTTCTGATTGACTGATAACCAATCTCTTTAAAGTTCTTTTTCTAAAAGCACACAAGGAACGTTATTCTCATAAAATTCATCGGATACAATTTTATAATCTAATTCCTCATAGAATGAGGCAGCTGTTTGTTCAGAATGAATGGCGGCCTTAATGCAGCCTTTTTCACGTCCTATATCTTCCAAAGCTTGAATGATGGTTCGACCTAATTTCTGTCCACGATACTCTTTTAACGTTGCAATTCGTCCTATTCGAATAGTTTCGCTATCGAGTAATTCATATCTACCTGTAGAAACAGGCTTTTCAAGATCATACATGACGGCATAATCAATTGTTGAGATATCTAATTGGTCAAATTCTTCAGCAAGTTCCATTTGTCTTTCTAATACAAAAACAGACATCCGGACGTAAAAAGCACCTGCTTTATTCCAAATATCACTTCCAATATAAAGTTTCATTTTAGATTAAACCTCCTCTTATTTTGTAAGTTACTGCCAGTTTGTCAAATGTATAAATAGATGTCTATAAAAGAGATTGATTTCTTAGTCGTTATTCTTATATATAAAGGAACTAAAAAACAAGATAAAGATAAAAATAGCACGAGTTGCTTTTGCTGTTTTAGTAGTATTTTGTTTAATTTTAACCACAGTATTACCTAGACAGGATTTAGCGTTAGTTGATGAACCATAACTACTTACCTAAAAAATATTGATAAAAGTTATTTTAATTTAGTCTTCATTTAGACACTAAATAAGCAGCTTTTAATCAACAAGGTAGAAAGTTACTTGTTTTTATTAGGCAAATGGAGTAAAAAAGTGGAGTATAATGCCAATTACTCCAGCAAACAACATAATATAAATAGGATTTAATTTAAATTTCCTTAAGATAAATAAACAGAAAACAAATATCCCAACCGAAATCCAGCTTAAGTCCTCTATTTTAACTGGAAAGCTGTCTTTATTAAAAAATGCAGTTAATAAAATTGATAATCCGGCAGAAGCAATTAAAGCAACGACTGCTGGTCTTAGACCTTTAATGACACCTTGTACCATACTGATTCCTTTATACTTATAATAAAGAGTGGCTAAAGTTAATACAATAATAGCAGAAGGTGTCACACATCCTAAGGTAGCAACGATTGCCCCAGGTAGGCCAGCAACTTTTGTCCCAACAAATGTTGATGTATTAATGGCGATGGGACCAGGAGTCATTTGTGAGATTGTTAAAATATCGATAAATTCGGTTGAAGTTAGCCAAGGGTGAACCTCAAGAACTTGCTCTTGGATAAGTGGCAATGCAGCATAACCGCCACCAAAACTAAATAACCCAACTTGGAAAAAACTCCAAAATAATTGTAAGTAGATCAAATTAACTTTCCTCCTTTGTATTAAGAAGGTTTACGCGATAAGTAGTATAAGCACCGATTGCTCCAGAGATAAATAAAATCAAGACAATATTAACATTAAAAATCGCTGTCGCAATAAAAGCGAGGATCATCACGATAATAGGAAGCAATCTTTTATCCTTTACAATTGTCATTCCCATGTTAATCACAACGTCAACAATGACAGCAGCAACACCAGCTTGCATGCCAAACAACAAGGCATTAATAACGGCATTTTCACGAAAAGCGATATAAAAATAAGACACAAGAGTAATAATAAACAATGGAGGTAGAATTGTTCCTAAAGTTGTTAAGAGAGCACCGGGAATACCAGCCATTCTATAACCTATAATAATAGAAGCATTTACGGCAAGCGGCCCAGGAGCGGATTGGCCTATAGCAACTAAATCTAACATTTCTTCTTCCTCAATCCATTTTAAGTCTTTAACAAATCGCTTTTGCATCAAAGGGACGATTACGTATCCACCACCAAATGTAAAAGCACTTAATGTAAGTGTGGAAGAAAATAGAGTCCAATAAAACTTTTTATCTTTCTTCAATAAAACCCTCCTCAAAAAATTAGTCCTCTCTATTGTACATTATTTGTCTTAAAATAAAGACTAATTTGTAGCGAAAGAGTTAAGGAAATCTTTCTCAACCAGTTATCTTAAGATAAAAGTGTCGTTGGATTTGCAAATTTATTCAGAATACTGAATAATAAGAAGAAATGACGCTACTAATTTGATAAGAATAAAACAAGAGTAGAAAATATAAAGTAACTATATACTAAGGCGGTGAATTCATGCAAAAGAGAGAACTAAAATTTCCAGGGTTAGATGTGCGAATAGAAGAGGCACAAAAAGTACAATTGGAAATCTTAATAGAATTTGATCAAATCTGTAAAAAGCATGGGATACACTATCAACTATTCTCAGGAACATTAATTGGAGCAATTAGACATAACGGTTTCATTTCTTGGGATGACGACATAGATGTTTGCATGTTGAGAGAAGAATACGATCGGTTTTTAGCTATTAGTCCAAAAGAACTAGATGCAGCTTATTTTTTACAAAATTACCATACGGATGAAAATTTTCAATCGCAATATTCAAAAATAAGAAAAAATAAGACCCGCTATGTTGAGAATCTCGTGCAAGATGTTGAGATGCATCAAGGCTTTTTTATTGATGTTTTCCCATATGATCACGTGCGTCCTGGAACACTAAAAGGTAAGGCTCAAAGAATAGCAATAGATCAATTAAAATTAATGAATTATTGCCGAGTTATGAGAGTCAACAATAATGAAAAGAAGCCAGGTTTAAGGATAGCTAAAAAAGCAATGTATTATGTTTTAAAAGGAGTGCAAAAAAATAAGGTCGATCGATTGATAACAAAATTAGCGTGTATCTTTAATGAAAAAGACGAAGAATATGTTGGTGAATTAAGTATTTCAACAGGTAAAGATACTTATGACTCATTCGTTTTAAAAAAAGCATTCTTTTATGATTCGATTGATTGGGATTTTGAAGGATACACGTTTCCAGTACCAAGAGCATACGATGAAATTTTAACGAAAAATTACGGCAACTATATGGAAATGCCGCCTTTAAAAGAGCAAGCGCCTCATCATGGAATTATCGAAATTAACTTCAATACCCAAAAATAAACAGATAAGAAGGGAAGAAAAAATGGGGAATTCAAATGAGAAAGTATTAGATCAAACAGTTATTTCTGTTATCGCCGAGGTGATGACTATCGAACCAAGTGAGATAAAAAATATGACCTATCTAAAAAAGGGGATGACAAACGATTCATTTAAGTTTGAAGTCAAAGACAAAAGTTACATCATTCGTATTCCTGGCGCCGGTACAGATAAGTTGATTAGTCGATCAAACGAGTACGATGTGTATGAAGTGTTAAAAGGAAAGAAAATCAGTGATAACGTCGTTTACATCTCTAATGAAAGCGGCATCAAGATAACGGAGTTTTGGGAGACTGCAAGAGTAAGTGACCCCTTTGATCAAAACGATGTTCAACGATGTATGAAAAAACTAAGAGAATTTCATAATAGCAATTTAAAAGTTGCTCACACCTTTAATCCTTTTGAAGAAATCGAGTTTTACGAAAGCTTAAGACAAGGTAAACCATCCGTATTTGAAAATTATGTTGAAGTAAAGAAAAACGTGCTGTCCTTAGAAAAACTAGTCAATCAACTGCCGAAAAATTTTGTATTGGCTCACATCGATTCTGTTTCAGATAATTTTCTGTTTCTAGAAGATGACGTCTTTGTCATTGATTGGGAGTATGCTGCGATGCAAGATCCTCACTTTGACGTAGGAATGTTTGCTATTTATTCTATGTACAACAGAGAACAAACAGACTACTTAATCGATAGTTATTTTGCTGGTGAGTGCGCAGAGGAAACAAGAATCAAAATATATTGTTACATAGCGATAGGTGGATTACTTTGGAGCAACTGGTGTGAGTATAAGAGTGCTTTAGGAGTCGATTTTGGTGAATATGCACTAAAACAATTCGATTATGCGAAAGAATATTATTCTATTGTTGTAGATGAACTCCTTCCAAAAACTAATCTTACTTTGGAATAAGTAAGGCAACAGGGAGAGAATAAAATGAGTATAAACGATCAGGCATTACTTAAAGTTGAGAACGCTATTATTATGGCTGCAGGACTTTCTTCTCGATTTGCACCTATTTCTTATGAATACCCAAAATCATTGGTAAAAGTTAAAGGGCAAGTCTTAATTGAACGACAAATTCGTCAATTACAAGAAGCAGGAATTGAGGATATTACAATTGTAGTGGGTTTCAAAAAA from Carnobacterium iners includes these protein-coding regions:
- a CDS encoding GtrA family protein, coding for MTIMLTLKKIYKTHKEVIGYLFFGVLTTLVNMSVFYTLDTVPTIHYLFANAIAIIVSIIFAFFTNKKYVFKSETSTLYAWLKEFFLFCSFRLISAGFDMFSMLVLIGFFEWDSNLAKLITQVIIISLNYFFSKWLIFKK
- a CDS encoding MgtC/SapB family protein, with translation MFVLDYLEIIGRLLVAVLFGGIIGYEREIKGHNAGLRTHILVCVGAALFSLVQIQATYTTIELAMGNPDLLQILNTDVTRLPAQIVSGIGFLGAGTIIVTKRSVTGLTTAASIWATASLGIAAGMGYYFIAFSGCIIILLILLAIRKVFRVQDYKTLEVSYYNREETKKTIQNYFDEHSIIVIDLDYLVDSFKEDEAVFLVIYTLSIPDKFSSIRVIEDLSDLSSVIGIRTIKDV
- a CDS encoding GNAT family N-acetyltransferase, translating into MKLYIGSDIWNKAGAFYVRMSVFVLERQMELAEEFDQLDISTIDYAVMYDLEKPVSTGRYELLDSETIRIGRIATLKEYRGQKLGRTIIQALEDIGREKGCIKAAIHSEQTAASFYEELDYKIVSDEFYENNVPCVLLEKEL
- a CDS encoding chromate transporter; this encodes MIYLQLFWSFFQVGLFSFGGGYAALPLIQEQVLEVHPWLTSTEFIDILTISQMTPGPIAINTSTFVGTKVAGLPGAIVATLGCVTPSAIIVLTLATLYYKYKGISMVQGVIKGLRPAVVALIASAGLSILLTAFFNKDSFPVKIEDLSWISVGIFVFCLFILRKFKLNPIYIMLFAGVIGIILHFFTPFA
- a CDS encoding chromate transporter, producing MKKDKKFYWTLFSSTLTLSAFTFGGGYVIVPLMQKRFVKDLKWIEEEEMLDLVAIGQSAPGPLAVNASIIIGYRMAGIPGALLTTLGTILPPLFIITLVSYFYIAFRENAVINALLFGMQAGVAAVIVDVVINMGMTIVKDKRLLPIIVMILAFIATAIFNVNIVLILFISGAIGAYTTYRVNLLNTKEES
- a CDS encoding LicD family protein — translated: MQKRELKFPGLDVRIEEAQKVQLEILIEFDQICKKHGIHYQLFSGTLIGAIRHNGFISWDDDIDVCMLREEYDRFLAISPKELDAAYFLQNYHTDENFQSQYSKIRKNKTRYVENLVQDVEMHQGFFIDVFPYDHVRPGTLKGKAQRIAIDQLKLMNYCRVMRVNNNEKKPGLRIAKKAMYYVLKGVQKNKVDRLITKLACIFNEKDEEYVGELSISTGKDTYDSFVLKKAFFYDSIDWDFEGYTFPVPRAYDEILTKNYGNYMEMPPLKEQAPHHGIIEINFNTQK
- a CDS encoding choline/ethanolamine kinase family protein: MGNSNEKVLDQTVISVIAEVMTIEPSEIKNMTYLKKGMTNDSFKFEVKDKSYIIRIPGAGTDKLISRSNEYDVYEVLKGKKISDNVVYISNESGIKITEFWETARVSDPFDQNDVQRCMKKLREFHNSNLKVAHTFNPFEEIEFYESLRQGKPSVFENYVEVKKNVLSLEKLVNQLPKNFVLAHIDSVSDNFLFLEDDVFVIDWEYAAMQDPHFDVGMFAIYSMYNREQTDYLIDSYFAGECAEETRIKIYCYIAIGGLLWSNWCEYKSALGVDFGEYALKQFDYAKEYYSIVVDELLPKTNLTLE